The proteins below are encoded in one region of Vibrio sp. ED004:
- a CDS encoding YbaY family lipoprotein, whose product MKKALILITSLVSFGLLVGCQATSETNASQEVAAENTQVISGTVSYRERIALPENAVVTVTLEDISLADAPSTVIATQEFTTDGKQVPFAFELSYDNNKIQPNHRYNMRASIHVDGKLRFTTDTIKSVITDVENTQQADLRLVGVR is encoded by the coding sequence ATGAAAAAGGCTCTAATTCTTATTACGTCTTTAGTATCGTTTGGCCTACTTGTTGGCTGCCAAGCAACATCAGAAACGAACGCTTCTCAGGAAGTGGCTGCAGAGAACACTCAAGTGATTTCAGGAACAGTAAGCTATCGCGAAAGAATTGCATTGCCAGAGAATGCAGTGGTTACCGTAACGCTAGAAGATATTTCACTGGCTGACGCACCATCGACTGTTATCGCAACTCAAGAATTCACCACTGACGGTAAGCAAGTACCGTTCGCATTCGAGCTGAGCTACGACAACAACAAAATTCAACCTAACCACCGTTACAACATGCGCGCATCGATTCATGTTGACGGCAAACTGCGTTTCACAACGGACACGATTAAGTCAGTGATTACAGATGTAGAAAACACGCAACAAGCAGACCTACGCTTGGTTGGTGTTCGTTAA
- a CDS encoding MGMT family protein has translation MDQFLSQIFAVIHQIPYGKVTTYGDIARFSGFPGYARHVGKALGNLPEGSKLPWYRVINSKGEISLKGDSFDRQKKHLVEEGIEVSDAGKVKLRIYKWQP, from the coding sequence ATGGACCAATTTTTGAGCCAAATCTTTGCTGTGATTCACCAAATTCCATATGGGAAAGTAACAACTTATGGAGACATAGCACGTTTTTCAGGATTTCCGGGCTATGCTCGACATGTAGGAAAAGCGCTGGGGAATTTACCAGAAGGTAGCAAACTGCCTTGGTATCGGGTGATCAACAGTAAAGGCGAGATCTCTTTGAAGGGTGATTCGTTTGATCGCCAGAAGAAACATCTGGTTGAAGAAGGGATTGAAGTGAGTGACGCAGGAAAGGTCAAACTCAGAATATACAAATGGCAGCCCTAG
- a CDS encoding TnsA endonuclease N-terminal domain-containing protein, whose protein sequence is MFDQTKKSSHVHNICKFMSLKNDAVVRTLSILEFDFCFHLEYNANIKSFTSQPFGFHYQFNNRKCRYTPDFLVTDHNEQSTLFEVKHSSQILKPDFRNRFEEKQRVALNEFNRRLVLVTEKQIRMGPTLDNFKLLHRYSGLRTVTEFQKLVLAFIQRKQMVQLQEVSLYFGLSEQDTLISTLPWISSGQIKTDLNNIGFGLETYVWC, encoded by the coding sequence ATGTTCGACCAAACCAAGAAATCATCTCACGTACACAACATCTGTAAGTTCATGAGCTTGAAGAATGATGCTGTTGTTCGCACTCTCTCCATTTTGGAGTTCGATTTCTGCTTTCACCTCGAATATAACGCAAACATTAAAAGTTTTACCTCTCAACCTTTTGGCTTCCACTATCAATTCAATAATCGTAAGTGCCGATATACCCCAGATTTTTTAGTAACAGATCACAACGAGCAGTCAACCCTCTTCGAAGTAAAACACTCTAGTCAGATTCTCAAACCTGATTTCAGGAATAGATTTGAAGAGAAACAAAGGGTTGCGTTGAATGAGTTCAACAGACGCTTAGTTTTGGTTACGGAGAAACAAATTAGAATGGGACCGACGTTAGATAACTTTAAGTTACTACACCGTTATTCCGGATTGCGAACCGTGACTGAGTTTCAAAAGCTAGTATTGGCGTTTATTCAACGAAAACAAATGGTGCAGCTACAAGAGGTGTCTTTGTATTTCGGTTTATCGGAGCAAGACACACTTATCTCTACTCTTCCTTGGATCTCTTCGGGGCAAATCAAAACAGACCTCAACAATATTGGCTTTGGCCTCGAAACCTACGTTTGGTGTTAA
- a CDS encoding Mu transposase C-terminal domain-containing protein, translating into MPSDSNNIFGFFDEFEASEGESQQLPIELIHEPIEISSTIDSQSPKVQQEVIRRIKIIAFVEKRLKGGWTEKNLNPLLTLVESELQLIPPSWRTLATWKKSYFEVGKDPCALIPKHTFKGNRQKEFDSQSLVDEAINSVYLTRERLSAAEAYRYYKSRVIQLNRGIVEGKIKPISERSFYNRIHDLPPYEVAIARFGKRYADREFRSVGQQVVSTKPMEYVEIDHTPVPVILIDDELDIPLGRPYLTMLYDRFSKCIVGCSINFREPSFDSVRKALLNSLLDKSWVKQRYPSIDNEWPCHGKIDCLVVDNGAEFWSQSLEDSLRPLVSDIQYSQAAKPWRKSGIEKLFDQMNKGLVNSLPGKTFTNPTQLQDYNPKKDAVVRVSVFLELLHKWIVDYYHMAPDSRERDIPYHKWNQSEWTPSYYVGAEKEQLRVELGLLRHRTIGVVGIRLHNLRYQSSELIEYRKYWASNNGKKLFVRTKTDPSDISYIHVYLESEKRYIKVPAVDNCGYTKGLSLFEHERIQKVRRLNTKQLADDEALVDTFLYMKKRIQEETDRFRSAKSNKGSLPKTGNTSKLAKFNDVGSEGPSSISTAPAKKEAAVVFDVSEQVADDDFEDIEGY; encoded by the coding sequence ATGCCATCGGACTCTAACAACATATTTGGGTTCTTTGATGAATTTGAAGCTTCAGAGGGAGAGTCTCAGCAGCTTCCAATAGAGCTAATTCATGAACCTATTGAAATCTCCTCAACTATTGATTCTCAATCACCGAAGGTACAGCAAGAAGTTATCCGTCGTATCAAAATCATCGCGTTCGTAGAGAAGCGTTTAAAAGGCGGATGGACCGAGAAAAACTTGAACCCTCTCTTAACTCTTGTGGAATCGGAATTACAACTCATTCCCCCGAGTTGGCGAACTTTAGCAACTTGGAAAAAATCTTACTTTGAAGTGGGTAAAGACCCATGTGCGCTTATTCCTAAGCATACGTTTAAAGGCAATCGACAAAAAGAGTTCGATTCTCAATCTTTAGTTGATGAAGCAATTAACAGCGTATACCTGACTCGTGAACGCTTAAGTGCTGCTGAAGCATACCGATACTATAAGAGTCGAGTGATTCAATTAAATCGTGGGATTGTCGAGGGGAAAATAAAACCAATTTCCGAACGTTCTTTTTACAATCGAATACACGACTTACCTCCTTATGAGGTAGCGATTGCAAGGTTTGGTAAACGATACGCAGACCGAGAATTTCGCTCGGTTGGTCAGCAAGTAGTTTCGACCAAACCAATGGAGTATGTCGAAATTGACCATACACCAGTCCCAGTAATTTTGATTGATGACGAGCTAGATATTCCTTTGGGACGACCCTATCTGACGATGCTATATGACCGCTTCAGTAAATGTATCGTTGGGTGCAGTATCAACTTTAGAGAGCCTAGTTTTGACTCTGTCAGAAAGGCGCTATTGAACTCGCTACTAGATAAGAGTTGGGTAAAGCAAAGGTATCCATCCATTGATAATGAATGGCCTTGTCACGGCAAAATTGACTGTTTAGTTGTCGATAATGGTGCTGAATTTTGGAGTCAAAGCTTGGAAGATTCGTTACGGCCTCTAGTGTCTGACATCCAATACAGTCAAGCAGCTAAACCTTGGCGAAAGTCAGGGATCGAAAAGCTGTTTGATCAGATGAATAAAGGGTTAGTGAATTCACTACCTGGAAAAACATTCACCAACCCTACTCAACTACAAGATTACAACCCAAAGAAGGATGCGGTGGTTAGAGTTTCTGTATTTCTTGAATTACTTCATAAATGGATTGTCGATTATTACCACATGGCACCAGATTCAAGAGAACGTGATATTCCATACCACAAGTGGAACCAATCGGAATGGACTCCCTCCTACTACGTTGGTGCTGAGAAGGAGCAGTTGAGAGTTGAGCTAGGTTTGCTTAGACACCGAACTATTGGAGTGGTAGGGATTAGACTACATAACTTACGTTATCAGTCCTCCGAACTTATTGAATACCGTAAATATTGGGCATCTAACAATGGTAAAAAGCTTTTTGTTAGGACCAAAACAGACCCCTCTGATATCAGCTACATCCATGTTTACCTAGAATCGGAAAAGAGGTACATAAAAGTTCCAGCGGTAGACAACTGTGGATATACAAAAGGACTGTCCCTTTTTGAACATGAGCGCATACAAAAAGTACGCAGGCTTAACACTAAGCAGCTTGCTGATGATGAGGCGCTTGTGGATACATTTCTGTATATGAAGAAGCGTATTCAGGAAGAAACCGATAGGTTCCGCAGTGCCAAAAGTAATAAGGGTAGCTTGCCTAAAACGGGTAACACTTCGAAATTAGCAAAATTTAATGATGTGGGCTCAGAGGGACCAAGCTCAATCAGTACGGCTCCGGCCAAAAAAGAAGCTGCGGTCGTGTTCGATGTTTCAGAACAAGTAGCTGATGATGATTTTGAAGATATTGAGGGGTATTGA
- a CDS encoding TniB family NTP-binding protein, with product MMILKILRGIDLNLTSRQFEQLKFFETSFIEYPAITEIYSIFDQLRVNHSLGGEPESFLLTGEAGSGKTALINNYLSRFPPSSTWSKQPVLSTRVPSRINEQNTLTQFLVDLDGKSGGRGTRRRNEIALGEAVVKQLKRKSVELIIVNEIQELVEFSTAEERQAIANTFKYISEEAKVSFVLVGMPYADVIATEPQWNSRLSWRRKINYFKLLKANSHSSGTASYSFDLEQKKHFAKFVAGLSARMGFDEPPVLTKNEVLYPLFIMCRGECRALKHFLKDALLMSFSENVDTIDKEILSRTFSFKFPYLDNPFNCSIEELRLHQIDSGSSYNLNAIAVEDKILAPRFTDAIPLSMLLSKNGLKA from the coding sequence ATGATGATTTTGAAGATATTGAGGGGTATTGATTTGAACTTAACATCTAGACAGTTTGAGCAACTAAAATTCTTTGAAACCAGCTTTATCGAGTATCCAGCTATAACTGAAATCTACTCCATTTTCGATCAGCTTCGTGTTAATCACTCCCTTGGCGGTGAACCGGAGTCTTTCTTGTTAACTGGTGAGGCCGGAAGTGGAAAGACGGCTTTGATTAACAACTATCTATCACGCTTTCCGCCGAGTTCAACTTGGAGTAAACAACCTGTTCTTAGCACTAGAGTTCCAAGCCGCATAAATGAACAGAACACGCTTACGCAGTTTTTAGTCGATTTAGATGGAAAGTCAGGTGGAAGAGGTACCCGACGACGTAATGAAATTGCTCTTGGTGAGGCTGTCGTAAAGCAACTTAAACGTAAATCTGTTGAGCTGATTATCGTCAATGAAATTCAAGAGCTTGTGGAGTTTTCTACAGCAGAAGAAAGGCAGGCTATTGCTAATACGTTCAAATACATAAGTGAAGAAGCAAAAGTCTCGTTTGTGTTGGTTGGTATGCCTTATGCTGATGTGATAGCGACAGAGCCGCAATGGAACTCACGATTAAGTTGGAGACGAAAGATTAACTATTTCAAGCTGTTGAAAGCTAACAGCCATTCGAGTGGAACGGCATCTTATAGTTTTGACTTGGAGCAAAAAAAGCACTTTGCTAAATTTGTCGCTGGTTTGAGTGCGAGAATGGGCTTTGATGAACCGCCGGTGCTTACAAAAAATGAAGTGTTATATCCTTTGTTTATTATGTGTAGAGGGGAGTGCCGAGCGTTAAAGCACTTCTTGAAAGACGCACTACTTATGAGTTTCAGTGAGAACGTTGATACGATAGACAAAGAGATATTGTCACGTACCTTTTCATTTAAGTTCCCCTACTTGGACAACCCTTTTAATTGTTCTATCGAGGAGCTTCGTCTTCATCAAATTGACTCTGGATCGTCTTACAACCTGAATGCCATTGCCGTAGAAGATAAGATACTTGCTCCGCGATTTACGGATGCAATTCCATTGAGTATGTTATTGAGCAAAAATGGACTTAAAGCTTAA
- a CDS encoding helix-turn-helix transcriptional regulator — MQKDNPIPARLKAARKKAKITQKDLGVKIGMEQSSASGRMNHYEKGRHVPDIGTLERMAEELDVPLNYFFCRSELSAELACAIDKMSDEEKVVLLENLKSEK, encoded by the coding sequence GTGCAAAAAGACAACCCCATCCCTGCGAGGCTCAAAGCTGCGCGTAAAAAAGCCAAGATCACCCAAAAAGATTTAGGGGTGAAAATCGGTATGGAACAAAGTTCTGCTAGCGGTCGTATGAATCATTACGAAAAAGGCAGGCATGTACCTGATATTGGTACGCTTGAGCGCATGGCTGAAGAGTTAGATGTGCCACTAAACTACTTTTTCTGTAGGAGCGAATTGAGCGCTGAGTTAGCGTGCGCCATTGATAAGATGAGTGATGAAGAGAAGGTGGTGCTGTTGGAGAACCTAAAGAGCGAGAAGTAA
- a CDS encoding DEAD/DEAH box helicase family protein → MLRAWQAECAAQAIEKFTSNKHSHFFCQATPGAGKTVMAAEVASRLFEQGMIDLVLCFSPSLTVAEGMKKTFSWKLECSFNGGLGSLGGSYTYQSIRFLEQNFWNTVSKYRVLVVFDEIHHCSFDGEGRSNSWGLEIVSKIQGFARYTLALSGTPWRSDRLPIVMAEYSDPEGKVVCDYQYGLQQAVEDKVCRRPKVVLIDNEHLSVKAGSDSQHFASILDCLKQSDVSYQSVIHNKDAMNYILNSGCQKLAQLRQKSPSAGGLVVAASIKHAKDIQKRLVEHFNQSTCIVTYHHDNPLHEIESFRHSKVQWIVSVGMISEGTDIPRLQVCCHMSSVKTELYFRQVLGRILRINDSPNQEAWLYTFAEESLIGFAERIEQDIPESCLFIKSNEQTDESDKAQSFTPTDLSNDKIMVSGESSIQLNWSKIDGVQNAFYSDFEGYDELRLGDFKQRVIATFT, encoded by the coding sequence ATGTTAAGAGCATGGCAAGCCGAGTGTGCAGCTCAAGCTATCGAGAAATTCACTTCAAACAAGCATTCACACTTCTTCTGCCAAGCGACTCCTGGAGCTGGTAAAACCGTTATGGCCGCCGAGGTGGCGAGTAGGTTATTTGAACAAGGCATGATTGACTTAGTGCTGTGTTTCTCTCCTTCACTGACTGTTGCGGAAGGGATGAAAAAGACCTTTTCATGGAAACTAGAATGTTCCTTTAATGGAGGCTTGGGTTCTCTTGGGGGCTCTTACACCTATCAATCAATCCGTTTTTTAGAACAGAACTTTTGGAACACCGTCAGTAAATATCGAGTCTTAGTCGTATTTGATGAGATTCACCATTGTTCGTTTGATGGTGAGGGGCGGTCAAACTCATGGGGGCTAGAAATTGTCTCGAAGATCCAAGGCTTTGCTCGTTACACTCTGGCGCTATCGGGTACTCCTTGGCGTTCTGATCGACTACCGATTGTCATGGCTGAATATTCCGACCCTGAGGGTAAGGTTGTTTGCGATTATCAATACGGCTTGCAACAGGCTGTTGAAGATAAGGTATGCCGCCGCCCTAAAGTTGTTCTAATAGATAATGAACACCTCAGCGTTAAGGCTGGCAGTGACAGTCAACACTTCGCCTCTATTCTTGATTGCCTTAAACAATCCGATGTCTCTTATCAAAGCGTCATTCACAACAAAGACGCTATGAATTACATATTAAATAGTGGGTGCCAAAAGCTAGCTCAGTTAAGGCAAAAGTCTCCAAGTGCTGGAGGCTTAGTAGTTGCCGCTTCTATTAAGCACGCTAAAGACATTCAAAAGCGACTTGTTGAGCACTTTAATCAATCAACATGCATAGTGACTTATCATCATGATAATCCGTTACACGAAATTGAGTCGTTTCGTCACTCAAAGGTTCAGTGGATAGTCAGCGTTGGGATGATAAGTGAAGGAACGGATATTCCAAGGCTTCAAGTTTGCTGCCATATGAGTTCGGTAAAAACGGAACTCTATTTTAGGCAAGTGCTCGGGCGAATTTTAAGAATCAATGATTCACCCAATCAAGAAGCGTGGTTGTATACCTTTGCCGAAGAAAGTTTGATTGGGTTTGCTGAAAGAATAGAGCAGGACATTCCAGAGTCGTGTCTATTTATTAAATCGAATGAACAGACTGATGAATCAGATAAGGCGCAGAGTTTTACTCCTACAGATTTGTCGAACGATAAGATTATGGTATCTGGGGAGTCCTCAATTCAACTAAACTGGTCAAAAATCGATGGGGTTCAAAACGCTTTTTACTCTGATTTCGAAGGTTATGATGAGTTACGTTTAGGTGATTTTAAACAAAGAGTTATCGCAACATTCACTTAA
- a CDS encoding DEAD/DEAH box helicase family protein: protein MVSSINKAKLSETDIITKFILPAIKEAGWDDMTQIRQEVKLRDGKVIVRGQAAARQKVKSADIVLYHKPSMPLAVIEAKANKHEVGKGMQQGMVYAGLLEVPFVFASNGDGFIFRDLTNPTQLETEIRLEDFPTPQQLWEKYCAWKGYKEEHLPIITQDYHDDGSGKSPRYYQLQAINKTVEAVAAGQDRALLVMATGTGKTYTAFQIIWRLWKAKAKKRILFLADRNILVDQTKTNDFQPFGTAMTKITGRKVDPAFEVHLALYQALTGPEEEQKAYKQVDPNFFDLIIIDECHRGSASEDSAWREILEYFSCATQVGLTATPKETDEVSNIEYFGDPIYTYSLKEGIEDGFLAPYKVVRVDIDVDVQGWRPTKGQTDKNGEVIEDRIYNQKDFDRTMVIDERTELVAQTITNYLKRTDPMAKTIVFCNDIDHADRMRRALVNLNPEQVKKNDKYVMKITGDDDIGKDQLDNFINPKKKYPVIATTSELMTTGVDAKTCKLVVLDQGIQSMTKFKQIIGRGTRIDDRYGKLWFTILDFKKATELFADERFDGTPERVKVTTPEQFEDEDDLDDIIDGVDDVDADNPFGDEDIDPDSIQEPEATYGEDFGNSPESTGGADDWDDENRVRKFHVNGVPVKALAERVQYYDSDGKLVTESFKDYTRKTMVKQFSSLDEFTKRWNESDRKQAIIDELAEAGILWEALEDEVGKDMDPFDMICHVVYDQPALTRKERADNVKKRNYFTKYGDTAQQVLNNLLDKYADEGVQEIENIHVLKVKPFDEMGRPLEIIKKGFGGKLQYLEAVNELEAAIYQSA, encoded by the coding sequence ATGGTCAGCAGCATTAATAAAGCTAAGTTATCTGAAACCGACATCATTACCAAATTCATACTTCCTGCGATTAAAGAGGCAGGGTGGGATGATATGACTCAGATTCGCCAAGAGGTGAAGCTGCGAGATGGTAAAGTGATTGTTCGAGGCCAAGCTGCTGCTCGTCAGAAAGTAAAATCAGCTGATATCGTTCTTTATCATAAGCCTAGTATGCCGCTTGCAGTGATTGAGGCAAAAGCCAATAAGCATGAAGTTGGCAAAGGCATGCAACAAGGCATGGTATACGCTGGCCTGCTAGAGGTGCCATTCGTTTTTGCATCGAATGGTGATGGTTTTATTTTCCGAGACTTAACCAACCCAACTCAACTTGAAACGGAAATTCGTTTAGAGGATTTCCCAACACCTCAACAGTTGTGGGAAAAGTATTGTGCTTGGAAAGGGTATAAAGAAGAACATCTGCCAATTATCACCCAAGATTACCATGATGATGGCAGCGGTAAATCACCGCGTTACTACCAGCTTCAAGCTATCAACAAAACAGTAGAGGCCGTTGCTGCTGGCCAAGACAGAGCCTTACTGGTCATGGCGACGGGTACAGGTAAAACCTACACCGCATTTCAAATTATCTGGCGACTTTGGAAAGCCAAAGCCAAGAAGCGAATTCTGTTCCTAGCGGATAGAAATATTCTTGTCGATCAAACTAAAACTAATGATTTTCAACCGTTTGGGACGGCGATGACCAAGATTACAGGTCGCAAAGTCGACCCTGCCTTTGAGGTTCATCTAGCCCTTTATCAAGCGCTTACGGGGCCAGAAGAAGAACAAAAAGCCTACAAGCAAGTAGACCCTAACTTCTTTGACTTAATCATCATTGACGAGTGCCACCGTGGTAGTGCTTCAGAAGACAGCGCTTGGCGTGAAATTCTTGAATACTTTAGCTGTGCGACTCAAGTCGGTTTGACGGCAACACCAAAAGAGACCGATGAAGTATCTAACATCGAGTACTTTGGCGACCCAATTTATACCTACTCTCTTAAAGAAGGTATTGAGGATGGCTTCTTAGCCCCTTATAAGGTAGTTCGTGTCGATATTGATGTGGACGTCCAAGGTTGGAGACCAACCAAAGGGCAAACTGACAAAAATGGCGAAGTGATTGAAGATCGAATCTACAACCAAAAAGATTTTGATCGCACTATGGTTATTGATGAGCGTACCGAGCTTGTCGCACAAACCATCACCAACTATCTGAAACGTACCGACCCAATGGCCAAAACCATCGTGTTCTGTAATGACATCGATCATGCTGATCGCATGCGCCGTGCGTTAGTAAACCTGAATCCAGAACAGGTTAAGAAGAACGATAAATACGTAATGAAAATTACGGGTGATGATGACATTGGCAAAGATCAGCTAGACAACTTCATCAATCCTAAGAAAAAGTACCCTGTTATTGCCACGACTTCGGAGTTAATGACGACGGGAGTTGATGCAAAAACCTGCAAGCTAGTGGTGCTTGATCAAGGTATTCAATCGATGACCAAGTTTAAGCAAATCATTGGTCGTGGTACTCGTATTGATGATCGCTATGGCAAGCTTTGGTTCACTATCTTGGATTTCAAAAAAGCGACAGAACTGTTTGCTGATGAACGCTTCGACGGAACTCCGGAACGCGTGAAGGTCACTACGCCAGAGCAGTTTGAAGATGAAGACGATTTAGATGACATCATCGACGGTGTTGATGATGTCGATGCTGATAACCCGTTCGGTGATGAAGACATTGACCCTGATTCAATTCAAGAGCCAGAGGCTACCTATGGCGAAGATTTTGGAAACTCCCCTGAAAGTACAGGCGGTGCAGACGATTGGGATGATGAGAATCGAGTTCGCAAATTCCATGTGAATGGAGTTCCAGTAAAAGCGCTCGCTGAACGTGTCCAATATTACGATTCAGACGGTAAGCTTGTAACCGAGTCATTTAAAGATTACACCCGTAAAACTATGGTGAAACAGTTCTCCTCTTTAGATGAGTTCACCAAGCGTTGGAACGAATCTGACCGCAAGCAAGCTATTATCGATGAGCTAGCCGAAGCCGGTATTCTATGGGAAGCGCTAGAAGACGAAGTGGGTAAAGACATGGACCCATTCGATATGATTTGCCATGTCGTTTACGATCAACCCGCTTTAACTCGTAAAGAGCGCGCCGATAACGTGAAGAAGCGTAACTACTTCACTAAATATGGTGATACAGCGCAGCAGGTGCTGAACAACCTTCTTGATAAGTATGCTGATGAAGGTGTGCAAGAGATCGAAAACATTCATGTTCTTAAAGTGAAACCTTTCGATGAAATGGGCAGACCGTTAGAAATCATTAAGAAAGGCTTTGGTGGCAAACTGCAATATTTAGAAGCGGTTAATGAACTGGAAGCTGCTATCTACCAATCTGCTTAA
- a CDS encoding N-6 DNA methylase, with translation MSSSSVIKSIQDIMRKDAGVDGDAQRLGQMSWLLFLKVFDAQEEELELELDDYKSPIPEQYLWRNWAQDAEGITGEALLEFVNDDLFYKLKNLTAPVDLNPRGFVVKEAFSDAFNYMKNGTLLRQVINKLNEIDFTDSSERHLFGDIYEQILKDLQSAGNAGEFYTPRAVTRFIVNRLDPKLGEAIMDPATGTGGFLACSFDHVKDNYVKTAADHQTLQKQIHGVEKKQLPHLLCITNMMLHGIEVPVQIKHGNTLNKPLSSWDSNINVIATNPPFGGTEEDGIEKNFPAEMQTRETADLFLQLIIEVLDENNGRAGVVLPDGTLFGEGVKTKIKKMLTEECNLHTIVRLPNGVFNPYTGIKTNILFFTKGKPTKDVWFYEHPYPEGVKNYSKTKPMKFEEFQQEIDWWGNEEDGFASRVENNHAWKVPIGDIIERNFNLDIKNPYQGEVISHDPQELLANYQQQQQEISQLRNLLKDILGSALKSSVDSTSETTGESK, from the coding sequence ATGTCTAGCAGTTCAGTTATCAAATCCATTCAAGACATCATGCGTAAAGATGCGGGTGTCGACGGTGATGCACAGCGCCTTGGTCAAATGTCTTGGTTACTTTTTCTTAAAGTATTTGACGCTCAAGAAGAAGAGTTAGAACTAGAACTGGACGACTACAAATCACCAATCCCAGAACAATATCTATGGCGTAATTGGGCGCAAGATGCCGAAGGCATTACCGGTGAAGCGCTGCTTGAGTTCGTAAACGATGACTTGTTCTACAAACTGAAAAACTTAACTGCACCTGTTGATCTAAACCCGCGAGGCTTTGTGGTGAAAGAAGCCTTTAGCGATGCGTTTAACTACATGAAAAACGGTACGTTGCTGCGCCAAGTGATCAACAAGCTGAATGAAATTGATTTTACTGACTCTTCAGAGCGCCACCTATTTGGTGATATCTACGAGCAGATCTTAAAAGACCTACAAAGTGCAGGTAACGCGGGGGAATTCTATACTCCACGTGCTGTTACACGCTTCATCGTTAATCGTTTAGACCCAAAACTGGGCGAAGCGATTATGGACCCAGCAACGGGTACGGGCGGCTTCCTAGCGTGTTCGTTTGACCATGTGAAAGACAACTACGTGAAGACTGCAGCGGATCACCAAACACTGCAAAAGCAGATCCACGGTGTCGAAAAGAAACAACTGCCACACCTACTGTGTATCACCAACATGATGCTGCACGGCATTGAAGTACCTGTGCAAATCAAACACGGCAATACGCTCAACAAGCCGCTTTCAAGCTGGGACAGCAACATCAATGTGATTGCGACCAACCCGCCGTTTGGTGGTACCGAAGAAGATGGCATTGAGAAAAACTTCCCGGCAGAAATGCAGACGCGTGAAACTGCCGATCTGTTCTTACAGCTTATTATTGAAGTACTTGATGAAAACAACGGTCGAGCAGGCGTAGTACTGCCAGATGGCACATTGTTTGGTGAAGGCGTTAAAACCAAAATCAAAAAGATGCTTACCGAAGAATGTAACCTGCACACCATTGTGCGTTTACCTAATGGGGTATTTAACCCATACACAGGCATCAAAACCAACATTCTGTTCTTCACCAAAGGCAAGCCAACTAAAGACGTATGGTTCTACGAGCACCCATACCCAGAAGGCGTGAAGAACTACAGCAAAACCAAACCAATGAAGTTTGAAGAGTTCCAACAAGAAATTGATTGGTGGGGCAATGAAGAAGACGGTTTTGCAAGCCGCGTTGAAAACAACCACGCTTGGAAAGTGCCAATCGGCGACATCATTGAGCGTAACTTCAACCTAGATATTAAAAACCCATATCAAGGTGAAGTGATAAGCCACGATCCACAAGAGCTGCTCGCAAACTACCAACAGCAACAGCAAGAGATCTCACAGCTTCGTAATCTGCTGAAAGACATTCTAGGCAGTGCGCTTAAATCATCTGTAGATTCAACATCAGAAACAACAGGTGAGAGTAAATAA